One part of the Streptomyces ferrugineus genome encodes these proteins:
- a CDS encoding DUF4394 domain-containing protein, giving the protein MATSTALMLSAPGSGSAAPAATSSLRAFGITGDGTQMATFTTDRPNRLDWVMDIVGLSGDTALIGIDFRVQNGLMYGVGNKGGIYTIKTPPATTDVVITKVSQLQYTLHGTNFGVDFNPAADRLRVISDNGQNLRHNLNDHTTIQDLNLTTPPIEGTTKGVSAAAYTNNDLNGATGTTLFDINTASDQVVLQSPANNGTLAPTGSLGLDTQINAGMDIFSTLSSGKTVSNAAFASLTASGANRPSLYSINLFTGEATLVSDALTSRFPLNITDLAISLTGS; this is encoded by the coding sequence ATGGCCACGTCGACAGCGCTCATGCTGAGCGCGCCGGGCAGTGGCTCGGCCGCTCCCGCCGCCACTTCCAGCCTGCGCGCGTTCGGGATCACAGGTGACGGCACCCAGATGGCCACGTTCACCACCGACCGGCCGAACCGGCTCGACTGGGTCATGGACATCGTCGGACTCAGTGGCGACACGGCTCTGATCGGCATCGACTTCCGGGTGCAGAACGGCCTGATGTACGGCGTCGGCAACAAGGGCGGCATCTACACGATCAAGACCCCACCCGCCACCACGGACGTCGTGATCACCAAGGTGTCCCAGCTGCAGTACACGCTGCACGGCACGAACTTCGGCGTCGACTTCAACCCGGCCGCCGACCGGCTGCGCGTGATCAGCGACAACGGCCAGAACCTGCGGCACAACCTCAACGACCACACGACGATCCAGGACCTGAACCTCACCACCCCGCCGATCGAGGGCACGACCAAGGGCGTCTCCGCCGCCGCCTACACGAACAACGACCTCAACGGGGCCACCGGGACCACGCTGTTCGACATCAACACGGCCAGCGACCAGGTCGTCCTCCAGTCCCCGGCCAACAACGGCACGCTGGCGCCGACCGGCAGCCTCGGCCTCGACACGCAGATCAACGCGGGCATGGACATCTTCAGCACCCTGTCGAGCGGCAAGACGGTCAGCAACGCCGCCTTCGCCTCTCTCACCGCCTCCGGCGCCAACAGGCCCTCCCTCTACAGCATCAACCTCTTCACCGGCGAGGCCACGCTCGTGTCCGACGCCCTCACGTCCAGGTTCCCCCTGAACATCACGGACCTGGCCATCTCCCTCACCGGCAGCTGA
- a CDS encoding acyltransferase family protein codes for MAGSSRLGWLDALRGIAALVVVFDHSSYTFMADFRRELMPQFNTSRYGIMVFFLVSGYIIPASLERRGCVRTFWIGRIFRVYPLWAAVVTALLAVNLSGIAEIPDFGQQSAAAVAVAHATMLQELLGTPNLLLILWTLSYEMSFYLLVVALFTVRLHRQSAAIAVTLAVLAAASVTAGAALPPSALSGLVGTGPLIACASIAMGVAICCASARSSVLRGVGGVLGGVQALVLVPFNGTVPLWEGLVILAVMFLGTVVYRAENGQSAWRYAAATAVVVVACGVGSAYRYGDGDHFTRRGWIIAFLLAVLTFGAGLASRRRRLPRVLTGLGAISYSVYMVHPVLLAVIDSTIGRRRQDNLALEVAFFTVLLPLCVLTYRYIEAPSQACGRRLAHRVQSP; via the coding sequence ATGGCCGGTTCGTCGCGGTTGGGCTGGCTGGACGCGTTGCGCGGCATCGCCGCACTCGTCGTGGTGTTCGACCACTCGTCGTACACCTTCATGGCGGACTTCCGGCGGGAGTTGATGCCGCAGTTCAACACCAGCCGCTACGGCATCATGGTGTTCTTCCTGGTGAGCGGCTACATCATCCCCGCGTCGCTGGAACGCCGGGGCTGCGTCCGCACCTTCTGGATCGGACGGATCTTCCGTGTGTACCCGCTGTGGGCGGCTGTCGTCACCGCGCTCCTCGCCGTCAACCTCTCAGGCATTGCGGAGATCCCCGACTTCGGTCAGCAGAGCGCTGCCGCCGTCGCGGTCGCCCACGCCACCATGCTCCAGGAGTTACTGGGGACACCCAATCTCCTGCTCATTCTGTGGACGCTCTCCTATGAGATGTCCTTCTACCTGCTGGTCGTCGCTCTTTTCACGGTCCGCCTCCACCGGCAGTCCGCGGCGATCGCCGTCACCTTGGCCGTGCTCGCCGCTGCGAGCGTGACAGCAGGGGCAGCGCTGCCGCCCTCCGCCCTGTCCGGCCTGGTCGGCACCGGCCCGCTGATCGCGTGCGCCTCCATCGCCATGGGCGTCGCCATCTGCTGTGCGAGCGCCAGGTCATCCGTGCTCCGGGGGGTCGGGGGTGTGCTGGGCGGCGTACAGGCGCTCGTCCTGGTTCCGTTCAACGGAACCGTCCCGCTGTGGGAGGGCCTGGTGATCCTCGCCGTGATGTTCCTCGGCACCGTCGTCTACCGTGCCGAGAACGGGCAGAGCGCCTGGCGGTATGCGGCGGCCACTGCCGTCGTGGTGGTCGCCTGTGGCGTGGGGAGTGCGTACCGGTACGGCGACGGCGACCACTTCACGCGGCGCGGCTGGATCATCGCGTTCCTGCTGGCCGTACTCACCTTCGGCGCCGGACTGGCGTCGCGTCGCCGGCGCCTGCCGCGGGTGCTGACCGGGCTGGGGGCGATCAGCTACTCGGTCTATATGGTGCATCCAGTGCTGCTGGCAGTGATCGACAGCACGATCGGCCGACGGCGCCAGGACAATCTCGCGCTCGAAGTGGCGTTCTTCACCGTGCTGCTGCCGCTGTGCGTGCTGACCTACCGTTACATCGAAGCGCCGAGCCAGGCCTGCGGCCGCAGATTGGCACACCGCGTGCAGTCACCGTGA
- a CDS encoding nSTAND1 domain-containing NTPase — protein sequence MAGRREVPVDPASGPVQRFASELRKLRSEAGGITYRALAQRAGYSVTTLSQAAAGEQLPTLPVTLAYVGACGGDPAEWEARWKEAVAESAGDGSRDDDGSLPPYRGLARFEPGDSGLFFGRERLTADLIDLLNRRRFAAVFGPSGSGKSSLLRAGLIPVLRQTKERDLRPATIRILTPGERPARTHAPLLTPAAPGDGGAGTDTLVIVDQFEEVFTLCHDAAERASFIDLLLASRQPESRLRVLLAVRGDFYGRCAEHRDLADALRDAVLLAGAMSPAELRDAVVRPATAAGLTVERALTTRLVKEVADAPGGLPLLSHALLETWGRRRGKTLTMAGYEAAGCLDGAIAKTAEEVYGRFTEDQAGAARRVFLRLIAPGDGTSDTRRPVQRAELPGTGRDDTAQVVEALVRARLLILDGDTVEMAHEALITAWPRLREWIEEDRERLRVHRKLTEAAHAWQELNREEGALYRGSRLAAAQEHFGGAPREDLTDLEYAFLDASCDHEHKGRRRYRQVLTAVTAALCLALVAAGLAMGQWQSAVTAQHLAQSRQLAAQSSALLDSDPDLASLLAVHAYRTSPTREATAALYAAAALPLRKRLISGTEPVQSVALSPDGHTLAAQSGDGKVRIWNLPDGRLRHTFTGHISEAVAFSPDGRTLAVTTASGTGGTVALWDPVTGRKLRTFTVPDGSVRGMDFSPDGRTVAVSSPAAVRVWDVATGRKRHSFTSHVDPQAVAFGPDGRTVAAVVSRSGLVRVWDVATGRTRNAHDSRIKGDAVVFSPDGRTYAVAATDGSVQLREVATGIVRHTIRDDADELNGMAFAPDGRTLAIPGPGDTVRLWDTATGTARATVTAGHHGRGAMDVALGADGRTLVTSSNLDPAVRVHRPPVDQPQTTLSGHAGTYVADMAFSPDGRTVAAVRQGPPGRGSVQLWDVRTGDHEAALALDTGPALRGKQLAVTIPRLGAVGFRPNGRALAARAGKKRVVEVRDVATGRLRHSRALGAIDTAVFSPDGTRLATVGTEGSVRIWHLPTGALRTAHTGRGRPVRAAAFAPDGRTLAVVHVDADGEQVTLLDAATGRTRRTIKPSTRSPLSLAFSPDGHTLATASGSNGLVKTWAVRTGQLQESFSAGGEVASLAFSSDGRTLAASSARGVQLWDLAISRLRITLRTRSPAALAFSPDGRTLAVSTGDSVGLWNVDLPDPARAMRNICEAIDTTLTPLERSRYLHDQSAETGCQPAAR from the coding sequence GTGGCGGGGCGTCGTGAGGTGCCGGTTGATCCGGCGTCGGGTCCGGTGCAGCGATTTGCGTCCGAGTTACGCAAGCTGCGGTCGGAAGCCGGCGGGATCACCTACCGGGCTCTGGCCCAACGGGCGGGCTACTCGGTGACCACGCTGTCGCAGGCGGCCGCAGGCGAGCAACTGCCGACGCTGCCGGTGACCCTGGCCTATGTGGGGGCGTGCGGTGGAGACCCCGCGGAATGGGAGGCCCGGTGGAAGGAGGCGGTGGCGGAGTCCGCCGGCGACGGCTCTCGGGACGACGACGGATCACTCCCGCCGTACCGAGGTCTGGCACGGTTCGAACCCGGTGACAGCGGCCTGTTCTTCGGCCGGGAACGGCTCACCGCCGACCTGATCGACCTGCTGAACCGCCGGCGGTTCGCGGCGGTCTTCGGCCCCTCCGGCAGCGGCAAGTCCTCCCTGCTGCGGGCCGGCCTCATACCCGTCCTCCGGCAGACCAAGGAGAGGGACCTGCGTCCGGCCACGATCCGGATCCTGACCCCGGGCGAACGCCCCGCCCGCACCCACGCCCCCCTCCTCACACCCGCGGCTCCCGGCGACGGCGGCGCCGGGACGGACACGCTCGTGATCGTCGACCAGTTCGAGGAGGTCTTCACCCTCTGCCACGATGCCGCCGAGCGTGCCTCCTTCATCGACCTGCTGCTGGCCTCCCGGCAGCCCGAGAGCCGCTTACGGGTGCTGCTGGCGGTGCGCGGCGACTTCTACGGCCGCTGCGCCGAGCACCGCGACCTGGCCGACGCACTGCGCGACGCCGTCCTGCTGGCCGGGGCGATGAGTCCCGCGGAGCTGCGCGACGCCGTCGTCAGGCCGGCCACGGCCGCCGGACTGACCGTGGAGCGCGCCCTTACGACCCGGCTGGTCAAGGAGGTCGCCGACGCGCCGGGCGGGCTGCCGCTGCTGTCTCACGCGTTGCTGGAGACCTGGGGCCGCCGCCGTGGCAAGACACTGACCATGGCGGGCTACGAGGCGGCCGGATGTCTGGACGGCGCGATCGCCAAGACCGCCGAGGAGGTCTACGGCCGGTTCACTGAAGACCAGGCGGGTGCCGCCCGCCGTGTGTTCCTGCGCCTGATCGCCCCCGGTGACGGCACCTCCGACACCCGCCGTCCCGTCCAGCGCGCGGAACTGCCCGGCACCGGCCGGGATGACACCGCCCAGGTGGTGGAGGCACTCGTCCGAGCGCGGCTGCTCATCCTGGACGGCGACACGGTCGAGATGGCCCACGAGGCCCTGATCACGGCCTGGCCCCGGCTGCGCGAGTGGATCGAGGAGGACCGCGAACGCCTGCGGGTGCACCGGAAACTGACTGAGGCGGCCCACGCCTGGCAGGAACTGAACCGTGAAGAGGGCGCCTTGTACCGGGGAAGCCGGCTCGCCGCCGCCCAGGAACACTTCGGCGGCGCACCGCGTGAGGACCTGACGGACTTGGAGTACGCCTTCCTCGACGCCAGCTGCGACCATGAGCACAAGGGCCGTCGACGGTACCGGCAGGTGCTCACCGCGGTCACCGCCGCCCTGTGCCTCGCACTCGTCGCCGCCGGCCTCGCCATGGGGCAGTGGCAGAGCGCGGTCACCGCCCAGCACCTGGCCCAGTCCCGGCAACTGGCCGCCCAGTCCAGCGCACTGCTGGACTCCGACCCCGACCTCGCCTCACTGCTCGCCGTCCACGCCTACCGCACCAGCCCGACCCGCGAAGCCACCGCCGCCCTGTACGCCGCCGCGGCGCTGCCGCTGCGCAAGCGACTGATCAGCGGTACCGAACCCGTGCAATCCGTCGCCCTCAGTCCGGACGGACACACCCTCGCCGCGCAGAGCGGCGACGGCAAAGTACGGATCTGGAACCTGCCCGACGGCCGGCTCCGACACACATTCACCGGCCACATCAGCGAAGCCGTCGCGTTCAGCCCCGACGGACGCACCCTCGCTGTCACCACCGCCAGTGGAACCGGCGGGACCGTGGCCCTGTGGGATCCGGTCACCGGAAGGAAGCTCAGAACCTTCACCGTCCCCGATGGTTCGGTGCGCGGGATGGACTTCAGCCCTGACGGTCGTACCGTGGCCGTCTCCTCGCCGGCGGCCGTACGGGTGTGGGATGTCGCCACCGGCCGCAAGCGGCACAGCTTCACCAGCCACGTCGACCCGCAGGCGGTCGCCTTCGGCCCGGACGGACGCACCGTCGCCGCTGTCGTAAGCCGCAGCGGACTCGTGCGGGTATGGGACGTGGCCACCGGCCGCACCCGGAACGCCCACGACAGCCGGATCAAGGGCGATGCCGTGGTCTTCAGCCCTGACGGCCGGACGTACGCGGTTGCCGCCACCGACGGTTCGGTGCAACTACGGGAGGTGGCCACTGGCATCGTCCGGCACACCATCAGGGACGATGCCGACGAGTTGAACGGGATGGCCTTCGCTCCGGACGGGCGGACCCTCGCCATCCCGGGCCCCGGCGACACGGTGCGACTGTGGGACACCGCCACCGGCACAGCGCGGGCCACCGTGACCGCCGGTCATCACGGACGCGGGGCCATGGACGTGGCCCTCGGCGCGGACGGCCGCACTCTGGTCACCAGCAGCAACTTGGACCCCGCCGTCCGCGTCCACCGCCCACCTGTCGATCAACCGCAGACCACTCTGTCAGGCCACGCCGGCACCTACGTCGCCGACATGGCGTTCAGTCCGGACGGACGCACGGTGGCCGCGGTTCGCCAAGGGCCACCCGGACGTGGGTCGGTACAGCTTTGGGATGTCAGGACCGGCGATCACGAAGCCGCACTGGCGCTCGACACCGGTCCGGCACTCCGGGGCAAGCAGTTGGCCGTCACGATTCCCCGCCTCGGGGCCGTGGGTTTCAGACCGAATGGGCGCGCCCTGGCTGCCAGGGCCGGCAAGAAGAGAGTGGTTGAGGTCCGGGATGTCGCCACGGGACGCCTACGCCACAGCCGTGCCCTGGGCGCCATCGACACAGCGGTCTTCAGTCCCGACGGGACGCGACTCGCCACCGTCGGCACAGAGGGATCGGTACGGATCTGGCACCTTCCAACCGGCGCACTGCGCACCGCCCACACCGGCCGCGGCCGACCCGTAAGGGCGGCGGCGTTCGCCCCGGACGGCCGCACACTCGCCGTCGTTCACGTCGACGCCGACGGCGAACAGGTCACGCTGCTCGACGCCGCAACCGGCCGCACACGGCGCACCATCAAGCCGAGTACCAGGAGCCCGCTGTCCCTCGCGTTCAGCCCGGACGGGCACACCCTGGCCACAGCGAGCGGCAGTAACGGCCTGGTGAAGACCTGGGCTGTGCGCACCGGTCAGCTCCAGGAGAGCTTCAGTGCCGGCGG